Genomic segment of Drosophila ananassae strain 14024-0371.13 chromosome 2L, ASM1763931v2, whole genome shotgun sequence:
TCCCTTTTGtgattttatgtttttgaaaACCTATGGCAAGTGATGGCATGCAAATGACCAAAACTGTGACTCACTGGAAACGGAAAGTCGGAAGGATAGTGAAGTTGAGAGATAGATATAGATAGTTAGAGCTAGAGGAGTTAAAGCTAATAGTAGGCATGCTTGCTGGTGTTGTATTGTAAGACTAGAATTGCATGTGAAGAAATAGTCGAGTACAGTGTACAGAGTACAGAGGAGACAGATATAGGTTGTAGAGTAGTGTAGATTTGTACGTTGAACCGATTGCATGGCAATCGACAAAGTTTTGGTATAGGCAGCAAAGACAGATAGTCAGATAGATgacagatagatagatagattgATGGATAGTTAGAGAGATAGAAAGATTTAGGAATAGCGATAGTTGGTGAATGAGAGTGCGTTAGATTGGATGATAGAGCGATTGTGCAAGCTTAGACTTAAGGCTGAGTATTTGCAACATGTTCGGGGTAAACTCTTTACAAACTTAACTTTAGCTTTATCAGTTTTAACAACTAAATGCACGTACACTCGGCATATGGGTCTGATTCTTGTTTCTGTCTTTGTGATCATTCATAATCATGCTCATTTTTCTGTGTTTGTTTCGGGTTTGTTCTTGCTtggagaaataaataaaataaattaaattaataaattaattaaaacgaACGATAAATAATATGTTCCTCTTCAAGAGTCTCAGGTGAGCTGTATCGCTCAAGTCGTTTGTGTTCGTGGTTCTGATTCTGAGTCTGGTTCTGGTTCGAGATTCCTCAGATTCCTCTGGATCTCGtcttgttgttgtggttgttgaGTTGGATTGACTTAGGCCTGGACGGGCTTCTGGGCACCATAGGCCAGGTCCTGGGCGTCGATGGAGCGTCCCCAGCCACCGTGTCCGCTGCTGCCGTAGGATCCGGATGAAGCTCCGGCATCGGCGCTGTATCCGCTGCCGTACGAGTCGTGGCTGACGgagtggctgctgctgtggtGTGGGTGGGCCACTACCTCGTAGGTCACGTGTTTCTCCTGGGACAGCAGCTTCTTCAGGCCGATAACGGCAGAGAGAACCAGGGCGATCTTACCGATCAGCAGAGCCTTGCCGGCGATGAGGGCGATAGCTCCCAGGAGCAGGGGCAGCAGAGCGGCGGCCTTCAGGGCAACCAGAGCCAGGATGGGTCCCAGGATTTTGGCggccttcttcttcttgccaCGGCTCTCCTCGGGGGCGTTAGGGTCGTTGGAGCCGAAGAGAGACTCGGAGGCATCCTCGAGAGCACGGCCAGTAGAGCTGACGGCTTGGACGATGTCGGCACCCTTCAGCTCAACCTTGATGGTGTGCGAGTTGAGGAAGCTGCTGATGCGGTTCAGGGCCAGGGACTCGAAAGACTCGTCGCCGGAAATGGAGCGGGCGGCCTCCTGCTGGGGAGCGTCGGGCGAACGGACCACGGTGACACCCTCGGTCAGGGCGAACTGGTCGCGGGCGCCAAGAACCTTGTCCACGAAGTTGAACAGCTTGTACTTGACACACGAGACGGAGTCCTTGCGCAGGCAGTCACTGTAGATGCTATCCATAATGTCGTTCTCGCCGCCAATGGCGTTGCGGGCGTGGCCGCGCGTCTCCTCGGCGG
This window contains:
- the LOC6499175 gene encoding uncharacterized protein LOC6499175, which codes for MASHKVTFGVLCLVALSAALPAEETRGHARNAIGGENDIMDSIYSDCLRKDSVSCVKYKLFNFVDKVLGARDQFALTEGVTVVRSPDAPQQEAARSISGDESFESLALNRISSFLNSHTIKVELKGADIVQAVSSTGRALEDASESLFGSNDPNAPEESRGKKKKAAKILGPILALVALKAAALLPLLLGAIALIAGKALLIGKIALVLSAVIGLKKLLSQEKHVTYEVVAHPHHSSSHSVSHDSYGSGYSADAGASSGSYGSSGHGGWGRSIDAQDLAYGAQKPVQA